From the Desulfohalovibrio reitneri genome, one window contains:
- a CDS encoding ATP-binding cassette domain-containing protein, with amino-acid sequence MVREVNLRVAPGEFAYIHLEDGGAAASFFSLLCGVLPPSKGRVLVDGLDLAGLDKASTRRQVAYVGQGCRLLRGTVLENITRFDPKAVDQALASAELLGLREALGDLPEGYNTRVGDRNGASISPGPVQRICLARALCHRPRVLLLDQVDVSMDAASRSVLYDLLLYLRGHMTVLMCGRNPRLLDVADSIHVLRRGGLHQANTEEISWLKKRFA; translated from the coding sequence GTGGTCCGCGAGGTGAACCTGCGCGTGGCTCCGGGCGAGTTCGCCTACATCCACCTGGAGGACGGCGGCGCGGCGGCCAGTTTCTTCTCCCTGCTGTGCGGGGTGCTGCCCCCGTCCAAGGGGCGGGTGCTGGTGGACGGGCTGGACCTGGCCGGACTGGATAAGGCCTCCACCCGCAGACAGGTGGCCTACGTGGGGCAGGGCTGCCGTCTTTTGCGGGGCACCGTGCTTGAGAACATCACCCGCTTCGATCCCAAGGCGGTGGACCAGGCCCTGGCCTCGGCCGAGCTTCTGGGATTGCGCGAGGCCCTGGGCGACCTGCCCGAGGGCTACAACACCCGCGTGGGCGACAGGAACGGGGCCTCCATTTCACCAGGGCCGGTGCAGCGCATCTGCCTGGCCAGGGCCCTGTGCCACCGGCCACGCGTGCTTCTTTTGGACCAGGTGGACGTGTCCATGGACGCGGCCTCCAGGTCGGTGCTCTACGACCTGCTGCTCTATCTGCGCGGGCACATGACCGTGCTCATGTGCGGCCGCAACCCTCGCCTGCTGGACGTGGCCGACTCCATTCACGTGCTGCGCCGGGGCGGCCTGCACCAGGCCAATACAGAGGAGATATCGTGGCTGAAAAAGCGCTTCGCATAG
- a CDS encoding bacteriohemerythrin has translation MAEKALRIVSIDTGSFRRWAVETARILGDVEFLMPATGVAELDRDHRGFVRAVLDMEADFDGGEGSGKEAVDRFADALDKLARQAGEHFTREEALLSAAGSPKLAAHAREHQEFMDTLHRQAELFRNGRLNVARRLRGRLLSWWVDHAARVAAEDFSAAGSEARPAVGAQGARP, from the coding sequence GTGGCTGAAAAAGCGCTTCGCATAGTCTCCATCGATACGGGCAGCTTCCGCCGCTGGGCGGTGGAGACGGCCCGCATCCTGGGCGACGTGGAGTTTCTCATGCCAGCCACCGGCGTTGCCGAGCTGGATCGCGACCATCGCGGGTTCGTGCGGGCGGTGCTGGACATGGAGGCGGACTTCGACGGCGGGGAGGGCTCGGGCAAGGAGGCTGTGGACCGCTTCGCCGATGCCCTGGACAAACTGGCGCGGCAGGCCGGGGAGCACTTCACCCGCGAGGAGGCCCTGCTGTCCGCCGCAGGGTCGCCCAAGCTGGCCGCGCACGCGCGCGAGCATCAGGAGTTTATGGACACCCTGCACCGCCAGGCGGAGCTTTTCCGCAACGGCCGCCTCAACGTGGCCAGGCGGCTGCGCGGCCGCTTGCTGTCATGGTGGGTGGATCACGCCGCCCGCGTCGCGGCTGAGGATTTCTCCGCCGCCGGGAGCGAGGCGCGCCCTGCCGTGGGGGCTCAAGGAGCGCGGCCATGA
- a CDS encoding peptidase domain-containing ABC transporter, with product MTVPAASPREHPPALPGRDTDLAACLLPLLDGLDWHGDSFSLLEAIPHLRDVESVHEFVLAMANLGYACRSRATSLARLEERDLPCLFVDGSSRPLVPLEHDEGGLLCFDGRTRTFETVSLRGRRGRVYVFEPLHEEDSPQAPQTKWLQRVMGRFRRPLGFVLVLSLLLSLLTLLTPFFIMLIFDQVLATDNPRTLAYVTIGVGIFIASGLGLRLVRASLLSFVGGRLGNIIGNEAVRRIFLLPPSMTRSASISSQINRMREFESIRDFVTGPGFAALVELPGVVILLLGLFLLGGSLALVPVAAIAVFAVLAGSLHPLVNRALERASAAHSKRSELLLEIVSKMRTIRQMGCEDVCLERFRARSAEAALASYRATQYMNLVTTLAHGVIMGAGMATLAFGVLGVLAGDVTTGAMLAAMILVWRVLAPIRSIFGVMMQARKATNSVGHVNRLMEMELEQRSGPDSHHHKPVRGEIEFSQVSVRSRQGEAPELLGVSFALPAGRMLAVIGHDGSGKSALMQSILGMIRPQAGRISLDGLPLMQNSPLLLRRSIGYAPQEPDVFYGTIGQNMRMAFPAATPEEIETALRRAGVLEEARALPEGMDTRLGDHKSARLPATTLHKLNLARALLKPATVFLIDETLDRLDMEGRQRAFEALREKRGRASVVLATNDKSIARRADLVLRLERGRVAAFGSPNQVLGLTSENIAG from the coding sequence ATGACCGTGCCCGCCGCCTCCCCGCGCGAGCATCCGCCCGCGCTGCCGGGCCGCGACACGGACCTGGCCGCCTGCCTGCTGCCGCTGCTGGACGGCCTGGACTGGCATGGCGACTCCTTCAGCCTGCTGGAGGCCATCCCCCACCTGCGCGATGTGGAGTCGGTGCATGAGTTCGTCCTGGCCATGGCCAACCTGGGGTACGCCTGCCGCAGCCGCGCCACCTCCCTGGCGCGGCTGGAGGAGCGGGATCTGCCATGCCTCTTCGTGGACGGTTCGAGCCGCCCCCTGGTGCCCCTGGAGCATGACGAGGGCGGACTGCTCTGTTTCGACGGGCGGACCCGGACTTTCGAGACCGTTTCCCTCAGGGGGCGGCGCGGCAGGGTCTATGTATTCGAGCCCCTGCACGAGGAGGATTCGCCGCAGGCCCCGCAGACCAAATGGCTGCAGCGGGTCATGGGCCGCTTCCGCCGTCCGCTGGGCTTCGTGCTGGTACTGTCGCTTTTGCTCAGCCTGCTCACGCTGCTGACACCCTTCTTCATCATGCTCATCTTCGACCAGGTCCTGGCCACGGACAACCCGCGCACCCTGGCCTACGTGACCATCGGGGTGGGCATATTCATCGCCAGCGGCCTGGGGCTGCGGCTGGTTCGGGCCAGTCTGCTCTCCTTCGTGGGCGGCAGGTTGGGCAACATCATCGGCAACGAGGCGGTGCGCCGCATCTTCCTCCTGCCGCCGTCCATGACCCGCTCAGCCTCCATCAGCTCACAGATCAACCGCATGCGGGAGTTCGAGTCCATCCGCGACTTCGTCACCGGGCCGGGCTTCGCCGCCCTGGTGGAGTTGCCCGGGGTGGTCATCCTGCTGCTGGGGCTGTTCCTCCTCGGCGGTTCCCTGGCCCTTGTGCCGGTGGCGGCCATCGCCGTTTTCGCGGTGCTGGCCGGCTCCCTGCACCCCCTGGTCAACCGGGCCTTGGAGCGGGCCAGCGCGGCCCACTCCAAGCGCAGCGAGCTCTTGCTGGAGATCGTCTCCAAGATGCGGACCATCCGCCAGATGGGCTGCGAGGACGTCTGTCTGGAACGGTTCCGCGCCCGCTCGGCCGAGGCCGCTCTGGCCTCCTACCGCGCCACGCAGTACATGAACCTCGTGACCACCCTGGCCCACGGCGTGATCATGGGCGCGGGCATGGCCACCCTGGCCTTCGGGGTGCTGGGCGTTTTGGCCGGGGACGTGACCACCGGCGCCATGCTGGCGGCCATGATCCTGGTCTGGAGGGTACTGGCTCCCATCCGCTCCATCTTCGGCGTGATGATGCAGGCCAGAAAGGCCACCAACTCCGTGGGGCACGTCAACCGGCTCATGGAAATGGAACTGGAGCAGCGCAGCGGGCCGGACTCCCATCACCACAAGCCGGTGCGGGGCGAAATCGAGTTTTCCCAGGTGTCTGTACGTTCCAGGCAGGGAGAGGCCCCGGAACTGCTGGGCGTGAGCTTTGCCCTGCCGGCCGGGCGCATGCTGGCGGTCATCGGCCACGACGGTTCGGGCAAGAGCGCGCTCATGCAGAGCATTCTGGGCATGATACGGCCTCAGGCCGGCCGCATCAGCCTGGACGGCCTGCCCCTCATGCAGAATTCGCCGCTGCTGCTGCGGCGGTCCATCGGCTACGCCCCGCAGGAGCCGGACGTTTTTTACGGCACCATCGGGCAGAACATGCGCATGGCCTTCCCCGCGGCCACCCCGGAGGAGATCGAGACCGCCCTGCGGCGGGCGGGCGTGCTGGAGGAAGCGCGGGCGCTCCCCGAAGGCATGGACACCCGGCTGGGCGACCACAAAAGCGCCCGCCTGCCCGCCACCACCCTGCACAAGCTGAACTTGGCCCGGGCGTTGCTCAAGCCCGCCACGGTATTCCTCATCGACGAGACCCTCGACCGGCTGGACATGGAGGGCAGGCAGCGGGCCTTCGAGGCGCTGCGGGAGAAGCGGGGGCGGGCCTCCGTGGTCCTGGCCACCAACGACAAGAGCATCGCCAGGCGGGCCGACCTGGTGCTGCGGCTGGAGCGGGGCCGGGTGGCCGCCTTCGGCTCGCCCAATCAGGTCCTTGGCCTCACGTCCGAAAACATCGCGGGATAG
- a CDS encoding HlyD family type I secretion periplasmic adaptor subunit, giving the protein MALKKRNADPLSSSPSIVLEETGVPRLVRLVIFVLTLVVMAFIGWASETRLDEVAHAYGEITPRGHAKRVEAESGGRVVELLVKNGQRVEEGQPMLVLDRFQARSKVRQLKDRRAALRAKRARLAALVEGSQPDYASLDGQHQELVAEQNSILEQQRRALEVRLDIIRNQINQYEAELKELRGLEQTVQQNYDLVRDEYESYKSLLEQGIVGKSEFANVKRLFLQAQQDLIQIPTKRVQLLEKLTELKNRVQVVRSETLEGWMNELSGVNQNLVELGQNLARLEQDLSRQRLRAPASGLVHALAVNSPGEVVEEGEAVLRIVPEQRNLLAETRISPRDVGHITTGQAVKVKVSTFDYARFGTVPGTVESISPSSLTDSEGNVYFQVDVLLESDHVGENPEDNRLQPGMSVQADIVTGDKTLMEYLLKPIYASARGAFNER; this is encoded by the coding sequence ATGGCACTGAAAAAACGCAACGCCGACCCCCTCTCCTCATCCCCTTCCATCGTGCTGGAGGAAACCGGCGTGCCCAGGCTGGTGCGGCTGGTAATCTTCGTGCTGACCCTGGTGGTCATGGCGTTCATCGGCTGGGCCTCGGAAACCAGGCTGGACGAGGTGGCCCACGCCTATGGCGAGATAACACCCCGTGGCCACGCCAAGCGCGTGGAGGCTGAGAGCGGCGGGCGCGTGGTGGAGCTTCTGGTCAAGAATGGCCAGCGGGTGGAGGAGGGCCAGCCCATGCTGGTGCTGGACCGTTTCCAGGCCCGATCCAAGGTGCGGCAGCTCAAGGACCGCCGGGCCGCCCTGCGGGCCAAGCGGGCCAGGCTGGCAGCGCTGGTGGAAGGGAGCCAGCCGGATTACGCCTCCCTGGACGGGCAGCACCAGGAACTCGTGGCCGAGCAAAACAGTATCCTGGAACAGCAGCGGCGGGCGCTGGAGGTGCGGCTGGACATCATCCGCAACCAGATCAACCAGTACGAGGCGGAGCTCAAGGAGTTGCGCGGACTGGAACAGACGGTCCAGCAGAACTACGACTTGGTGCGCGACGAGTATGAGTCGTACAAGTCCCTGCTGGAGCAGGGCATCGTGGGCAAGAGCGAGTTCGCCAACGTCAAGCGCCTGTTCCTGCAGGCCCAGCAGGACCTCATCCAGATCCCCACCAAGCGGGTGCAACTCCTGGAAAAGCTGACCGAGCTGAAAAACCGGGTGCAGGTTGTCCGCTCCGAGACGCTGGAGGGCTGGATGAACGAGCTGTCGGGGGTCAACCAGAATTTGGTGGAACTGGGGCAGAACCTGGCACGGCTGGAACAGGACCTCTCCCGGCAGCGGCTGCGCGCCCCGGCCTCCGGGCTGGTGCACGCCCTGGCGGTGAACTCCCCGGGCGAGGTGGTGGAGGAGGGCGAGGCCGTTCTGCGCATCGTGCCGGAGCAGCGGAACCTGCTGGCCGAGACCCGCATCTCCCCGCGCGACGTGGGACACATCACCACGGGACAGGCGGTCAAGGTCAAGGTCTCAACCTTCGATTACGCCCGCTTCGGCACGGTGCCAGGCACGGTGGAGTCCATCTCCCCCTCGTCGCTTACCGACTCCGAAGGCAATGTCTACTTCCAGGTCGACGTGCTCCTGGAGAGCGACCACGTGGGCGAAAACCCGGAGGACAACCGGCTGCAGCCGGGCATGTCGGTGCAGGCGGACATCGTCACAGGGGACAAGACTCTCATGGAATACCTGCTCAAGCCCATCTACGCCTCGGCCAGGGGGGCCTTCAACGAGCGCTGA
- a CDS encoding HD-GYP domain-containing protein gives MSGFDLSPFLSRLLAPSSPSGCSPVCESIHEFAEAMGHAIDAKDRCTHFHSTQVAVLAQAVARFMGFSPLEAGCIHIAGHLHDIGKIGVPDAVLQKRGPLTEGEFAAIRRHPVIGHQIVSPITSLNGSTGIADMVLHHHERWDGRGYPHGLAGTAIPAGARVLAVADSFSAMTQQRPYRKGMGVRAALDEVEREAGSQFAPDVAEAFLRLAAPLLRDGAEPGASAFIERVERRFAG, from the coding sequence ATGTCCGGATTTGACCTCTCCCCGTTCCTGTCCCGCCTGCTGGCGCCCAGTTCGCCGAGCGGTTGCTCACCGGTATGCGAATCCATCCATGAATTCGCCGAGGCCATGGGCCACGCCATCGACGCCAAGGACCGCTGCACCCACTTCCATTCCACCCAGGTGGCCGTTCTGGCCCAGGCCGTGGCCCGGTTCATGGGGTTTTCGCCGCTGGAGGCCGGGTGCATCCATATCGCGGGGCACCTGCACGACATCGGCAAGATCGGCGTGCCCGACGCCGTGCTGCAAAAACGCGGCCCCCTGACCGAGGGCGAATTCGCGGCCATCCGCCGCCATCCGGTCATCGGCCACCAGATCGTTTCCCCCATCACTTCGCTGAACGGCTCCACCGGCATCGCGGATATGGTGCTGCACCACCACGAGCGCTGGGACGGCCGGGGCTACCCGCACGGTTTGGCGGGTACGGCCATCCCCGCGGGAGCGCGCGTTCTGGCCGTGGCGGACAGCTTCTCGGCCATGACCCAGCAGCGCCCCTACCGCAAGGGCATGGGAGTGCGGGCCGCTTTGGACGAAGTGGAAAGGGAGGCTGGAAGCCAGTTCGCCCCGGACGTGGCCGAGGCCTTTCTCCGCTTGGCCGCACCGCTTCTGCGGGACGGCGCGGAGCCAGGAGCGTCTGCGTTCATCGAGCGCGTGGAGCGGCGTTTCGCCGGATAA
- a CDS encoding DUF2325 domain-containing protein — translation MLYDPQRMQTASRRKRIWELDDLQCPVIGTCLGLGELRKLARKADIQVPRNVSDFELHGMMVSVCKRRDHASRLVSKHLDRKYAAAVRRYGKCKDTGAVREQWRADKEAGDIPGPFWAVATHPATGPELLGEVFGEVHMLSHLVGAANRADIRKLTDLERENERLRLELRGVKRTMADRVRSLRDEKNRLARRVGELTRELRWERCKTARYETSGGGGGALVHEMEAEALRRELDSLRSEFESLSGRLDAETRRTELLRAEKRELESEKQVLEGEVARLLAPADCPAGRDAPCPALCGRRILYVGGRTGLLPQYRSLVESYGGSLIHHDGGQEDSSGKLEGCLARADAVVCPVDCVSHEACQAVKAFCKRTLKPCYMMRTSGVSSLAKTLTSLPEQTDGEGSTSGVVRGG, via the coding sequence ATGTTGTACGACCCGCAACGCATGCAAACCGCCTCCCGGCGTAAACGAATCTGGGAACTGGACGACCTGCAGTGCCCGGTCATCGGCACCTGCCTCGGCCTGGGCGAACTGCGTAAGCTGGCCCGCAAGGCCGACATCCAGGTTCCTCGCAACGTCTCGGATTTCGAACTGCACGGCATGATGGTGTCCGTCTGCAAGCGGCGCGACCATGCCTCCCGCCTTGTGAGCAAGCACCTGGACCGCAAGTACGCCGCCGCGGTCCGCCGCTACGGCAAGTGCAAGGACACCGGGGCCGTGCGCGAACAGTGGCGCGCGGACAAGGAGGCCGGGGACATTCCCGGTCCCTTCTGGGCCGTGGCCACCCATCCGGCCACCGGCCCGGAGCTGCTTGGCGAGGTGTTCGGCGAGGTGCACATGCTTTCCCACCTGGTTGGCGCGGCAAACCGCGCGGACATCCGCAAGCTGACCGACCTGGAGCGCGAGAACGAGCGGCTGCGGCTGGAGTTGCGCGGGGTCAAGCGGACCATGGCCGACCGCGTGCGGTCCCTGCGCGATGAAAAGAACCGGCTTGCCCGGCGGGTGGGGGAATTGACCCGCGAATTGCGCTGGGAGCGGTGCAAGACCGCCCGGTACGAGACATCGGGCGGTGGCGGGGGAGCGCTGGTGCACGAAATGGAGGCCGAGGCCTTGCGCAGGGAGCTGGATTCCCTGCGGTCCGAATTCGAATCCCTGTCCGGCAGGCTGGACGCGGAAACGCGTCGCACGGAACTGCTGCGGGCGGAAAAGCGCGAACTGGAGAGCGAGAAGCAGGTGCTGGAAGGGGAGGTCGCCAGGCTGCTGGCCCCGGCCGATTGCCCCGCCGGGCGGGACGCGCCGTGCCCGGCGCTGTGCGGGCGGCGCATCCTCTACGTGGGCGGACGCACCGGGTTGCTGCCGCAGTACCGCTCCCTGGTGGAGTCCTACGGGGGCAGCCTCATCCACCACGACGGCGGCCAGGAGGATTCGTCCGGCAAGCTGGAAGGCTGCCTGGCCCGGGCCGATGCCGTGGTCTGCCCTGTGGACTGCGTGAGCCACGAGGCCTGCCAGGCGGTGAAGGCCTTCTGCAAGCGCACCCTCAAGCCGTGCTACATGATGCGCACTTCCGGCGTTTCCTCCCTGGCCAAGACCCTGACCAGCCTGCCGGAGCAAACAGATGGGGAGGGATCCACGTCTGGAGTTGTTCGGGGCGGCTGA
- a CDS encoding alpha/beta fold hydrolase has translation MKYLDVQGERIAYEEIGSGPPLVFISGWGGAAAEWRGDMEYFGRFMRCLAPEHPGVAGQPLPDGPFSTRDMAGRIARLLDGLGIGSAAVAGLSMGGAVAQELALMRPDLVDRLVLCGTFARLDARAARGIEGCARLIGTCGLKASLDMIYWLAFGPTFYDKNLNALDDAREAFLRDPLPAGVFAYQAQACLDHDTLDRLGGIACPALVLHGGEDILLRPRLGRELAQALPHARFSLMEDGGHLCVWERPDHFRDEVDAFLAE, from the coding sequence GTGAAGTATCTCGACGTTCAGGGCGAGCGGATCGCTTACGAGGAGATCGGCAGCGGGCCGCCGCTGGTATTCATCTCCGGATGGGGCGGCGCGGCTGCGGAGTGGCGGGGGGACATGGAGTATTTCGGCCGCTTCATGCGCTGCCTTGCACCGGAGCATCCCGGGGTGGCGGGGCAGCCCTTGCCGGACGGGCCCTTCTCCACCCGCGACATGGCCGGACGCATCGCCCGGCTGCTGGACGGGCTGGGCATCGGGTCGGCGGCCGTGGCCGGTCTGTCCATGGGCGGGGCCGTGGCCCAGGAGCTGGCCCTCATGCGGCCGGACTTGGTTGACAGGCTGGTGCTGTGCGGCACCTTCGCCCGGCTGGACGCCCGCGCCGCGCGGGGCATCGAGGGCTGCGCCCGGCTCATCGGCACCTGCGGGCTCAAGGCCAGCCTGGACATGATCTACTGGCTGGCCTTCGGGCCAACGTTCTACGATAAGAATCTGAACGCGCTGGACGACGCCCGCGAGGCCTTCCTCCGCGATCCACTGCCCGCCGGGGTGTTCGCCTACCAGGCGCAAGCCTGCCTGGACCACGACACCCTGGACCGCCTCGGCGGCATCGCCTGCCCCGCCCTGGTCCTGCACGGCGGAGAGGACATCCTGCTGCGCCCGCGCCTGGGCCGGGAACTGGCCCAAGCCCTCCCCCACGCGCGGTTTTCCTTGATGGAGGATGGCGGACACCTCTGCGTCTGGGAACGCCCCGACCACTTCCGCGACGAGGTGGACGCCTTCCTGGCGGAGTGA
- the gap gene encoding type I glyceraldehyde-3-phosphate dehydrogenase, which yields MSKWKIGINGFGRIGRQVLKAMHERWPDELEVVAVNDLFDVNTNAHLLRHDTNYGPAGVEVGSEETTDSLSTGVIRYGDWRVQSYAIRDPREIPWDDMGVDVVIEATGIFRTGPAASAHLEAGASKVIITAPAKEEDLTVVLGVNDADYDPASHHIVSNASCTTNCLAPVIQVVHQAFGVEHGLMCTIHSYTNDQRILDLPHKDLRRARAAGQNIIPTSTGAAKAVALVIPEMEGRIDGYSMRVPTPTVSVVDCALTLSRETDTQGLRRALREASEGPLHGILGYSDEPLVSMDFKGDPRSSIIEEEHTLVKGGKLAKLVAWYDNEWGYSCRVADLAKLMKEKG from the coding sequence ATGAGCAAATGGAAAATCGGCATCAACGGATTCGGCCGCATCGGCCGCCAAGTTCTCAAGGCCATGCACGAGCGCTGGCCGGATGAACTGGAAGTGGTGGCCGTCAACGACCTCTTCGACGTGAACACAAACGCGCACCTGCTGCGCCACGACACCAACTACGGTCCCGCAGGGGTGGAAGTGGGCAGCGAGGAAACCACAGACAGCCTGTCCACCGGCGTCATCCGCTACGGCGACTGGCGGGTGCAGAGCTACGCCATCCGCGACCCCAGGGAGATTCCCTGGGACGATATGGGCGTGGACGTGGTCATCGAGGCCACCGGCATCTTCCGCACCGGCCCGGCCGCCTCCGCCCACCTGGAGGCGGGCGCGTCCAAGGTCATCATCACCGCCCCGGCCAAGGAGGAGGATCTGACCGTGGTGCTCGGCGTCAACGACGCGGACTACGACCCGGCCTCCCACCACATCGTTTCCAACGCCTCCTGCACCACCAACTGCCTGGCCCCGGTGATACAAGTGGTGCACCAGGCCTTTGGGGTGGAGCACGGCCTCATGTGCACCATCCACTCCTACACCAACGACCAGCGCATCCTGGACCTGCCCCACAAGGATCTGCGCCGCGCCCGCGCCGCCGGACAGAACATCATCCCCACCTCTACCGGCGCGGCCAAGGCCGTGGCCCTGGTCATTCCGGAGATGGAAGGGCGCATCGACGGCTACTCCATGCGCGTGCCCACGCCCACCGTGTCCGTGGTGGACTGCGCCCTGACCCTGTCCCGCGAGACCGACACCCAAGGGCTGCGCCGGGCGCTGCGCGAGGCGTCCGAAGGGCCGCTGCACGGCATCCTGGGCTACAGTGACGAGCCGCTCGTCTCCATGGACTTCAAGGGCGACCCACGCTCCTCCATCATCGAGGAGGAACACACCCTGGTGAAGGGCGGCAAGCTGGCCAAACTGGTGGCCTGGTACGACAACGAGTGGGGCTACTCCTGCCGCGTGGCCGACCTGGCCAAGCTGATGAAGGAGAAGGGGTAA
- a CDS encoding GAF domain-containing protein, whose translation MERYKRYYRSLFAAAMAINSSLEFAEVLRTVARQASEALDVKGCSIRLLDRTGKQLLPGTSHGLSGTYMRKGAVEVEKSGVDREVLSGKTVFIEDVTVDERFQYKREAKEEGIVSLLVVPLVAESEAIGVLRFYASTRREFDEEEVEFAQSVAALSTVALENARLHQALKRDYETLTSFEYRIFED comes from the coding sequence ATGGAACGATACAAGCGGTACTACAGGTCGCTCTTCGCCGCGGCCATGGCCATCAACTCCAGCCTGGAGTTCGCCGAGGTGCTGCGCACCGTGGCCCGGCAGGCGTCCGAGGCCCTGGACGTCAAGGGGTGCTCCATCCGGCTATTGGACCGCACCGGCAAGCAGCTGCTGCCCGGCACCAGCCACGGCCTCTCCGGAACCTACATGCGCAAGGGCGCGGTGGAGGTGGAAAAAAGCGGCGTGGATCGCGAGGTGCTTTCCGGCAAGACCGTATTCATCGAGGACGTCACCGTGGACGAACGGTTCCAGTACAAGCGCGAGGCCAAGGAGGAGGGCATCGTCTCCCTGCTGGTGGTCCCCTTGGTGGCGGAAAGCGAGGCCATCGGCGTGCTGCGCTTCTACGCCTCCACCCGCCGCGAGTTCGACGAGGAAGAGGTGGAGTTCGCCCAAAGCGTGGCCGCCCTCTCCACCGTGGCCCTGGAAAACGCCCGGCTGCACCAGGCCCTCAAGCGCGACTACGAAACCCTGACCTCCTTTGAATACCGAATCTTCGAGGACTGA
- a CDS encoding SDR family oxidoreductase: MKIPQRRPGAWYAASRPGDGTGRNARTPNQEEQPVQDKAPVLLTGGTGYVGGRLAPMLLERGHRVRAVGRSADKLRCRAFASHPGCEVAEADLHDPESIKRALEGCSTAYYLVHSMHSRHHDFAYADRQAAYNFVEAANHTGLKRIIYLGGLGDDDENLSEHLRSRAETGRILQLANADVTILRAAMVMGSGSASFEMLRYLTENLPAMLAPRWVRTKNQPIAVSNVLEYLAGCLEHPETAGRTFDIGGPEVTTYADLVQTYAKEAGLRRRLIIPVPLLSPWLSSYWLGLVTPVPMALARPLVEGLRNEVICRENAIREIIPQRLLTPAETFYRALEKVSQEAVDTCWSDAGRTLPAEWTRCGDPSYAGGRELQCGYRCLLSGRPEDIWPTVAAIGGETGWYGADRLWRMRGVMDDLAGGPGLRRGRRHPREILEGDALDFFRVIKAEENERLLLLSEMKTPGEALLEIHLERFGTEKTELTLLARFLPRGVPGLLYWYSVYPLHHLVFSKMLRGMAAACGAEVLEGPSRYTPVWRNSCAMFLPGKGGSGDEAGKGAD; this comes from the coding sequence ATGAAAATCCCCCAAAGACGACCCGGGGCGTGGTACGCTGCTTCCCGGCCGGGAGATGGAACCGGCCGGAATGCGCGAACACCAAACCAGGAGGAACAGCCCGTGCAGGACAAGGCTCCCGTGCTTCTCACCGGCGGAACCGGCTACGTGGGCGGCCGTTTGGCCCCCATGCTGCTGGAGCGAGGCCATCGCGTGCGGGCGGTGGGCCGCTCGGCGGACAAGCTGCGCTGCCGTGCCTTCGCCTCCCACCCCGGCTGCGAGGTCGCGGAGGCGGACCTCCACGATCCCGAGTCGATCAAGCGGGCGTTGGAAGGCTGCTCCACGGCCTATTACCTGGTGCATTCCATGCATTCCAGACATCACGACTTCGCCTACGCCGACCGGCAGGCCGCCTACAACTTCGTGGAGGCCGCCAACCACACCGGCCTGAAGCGCATCATCTATCTCGGTGGACTGGGGGATGACGACGAGAATCTCTCCGAGCACCTGCGCTCCCGCGCTGAGACCGGGCGTATCCTGCAGCTGGCCAACGCCGATGTCACCATTCTGCGCGCGGCCATGGTCATGGGCTCGGGCAGCGCCTCCTTCGAGATGCTGCGCTACCTCACCGAGAACCTGCCCGCGATGCTGGCCCCGCGCTGGGTGCGCACCAAGAATCAGCCCATCGCCGTGTCCAACGTTCTGGAATATCTCGCTGGCTGCCTGGAGCATCCCGAGACGGCCGGGCGCACGTTCGACATCGGCGGCCCGGAGGTGACCACCTATGCGGACCTGGTGCAGACCTACGCCAAGGAGGCCGGGCTGCGCCGCCGCCTGATCATTCCCGTGCCGTTGCTTTCTCCCTGGCTGTCCTCCTACTGGCTGGGGCTGGTCACGCCGGTGCCCATGGCGCTGGCGCGGCCCCTGGTGGAGGGGCTGCGCAACGAGGTGATCTGCCGCGAGAACGCCATCCGTGAGATCATCCCCCAACGGCTGCTCACGCCCGCGGAGACCTTCTACCGAGCCCTGGAGAAGGTCAGCCAGGAGGCGGTGGACACCTGCTGGTCCGACGCGGGGCGGACCCTGCCCGCAGAGTGGACCCGTTGCGGCGACCCTTCCTACGCCGGGGGGCGCGAGTTGCAGTGCGGCTACCGCTGCCTGCTGTCCGGCCGTCCGGAGGACATCTGGCCCACGGTGGCGGCCATCGGCGGGGAGACCGGCTGGTATGGCGCGGACAGGCTGTGGCGGATGCGCGGCGTCATGGACGACCTCGCGGGCGGGCCGGGGCTTCGGCGCGGACGCCGCCATCCGCGTGAAATCCTCGAGGGCGACGCCCTGGACTTCTTCCGGGTCATCAAGGCGGAGGAAAACGAGCGATTGCTGCTGCTCTCGGAGATGAAGACCCCGGGCGAGGCGCTTCTGGAAATCCACCTGGAGCGGTTCGGCACGGAGAAGACCGAGCTGACCCTGCTGGCCCGTTTCCTGCCGCGCGGGGTGCCCGGGCTTCTCTACTGGTACTCCGTCTACCCCCTGCATCACCTGGTGTTTTCCAAAATGCTGCGCGGCATGGCCGCCGCTTGCGGCGCGGAGGTGCTGGAAGGGCCGTCGCGCTACACACCGGTGTGGCGCAACTCCTGCGCCATGTTCCTGCCCGGCAAGGGCGGCTCCGGCGACGAGGCGGGCAAAGGGGCGGACTAG